Genomic DNA from Thermodesulfobacteriota bacterium:
TCCTCTTTTCCGGATTTAACCTGCTCTACTTCCCGATGCTCCTTCTGGGCTGGCAAGGGATGCCGAGGAGGTACTACGACTACCTCCCTCAGTTCCATTCTTTTCAGCTCATTTCTACGATCGGTTCCTGGATCCTGATCGGAGGGCTGATTCTGATGTTCGGAAACCTCCTCCGCTCCCTCTTCAAAGGGGAGAGGGCGGAGGAAAATCCATGGGGAGGGGCCACGCTCGAATGGCAGATCCCCTCGCCTCCCCCGAAGGAAAACTTCGAGACCATCCCCCATGTGGAGACCGGACCCTATGAGTTTAGAAGATAGAGAGGAGATCGGCTCGACCCTCGGGATGTGGCTCTTCCTCCTTTCGGAGGTCCTCCTTTTCGGAGGGCTCTTCATCCTCTACTCGGTCTACCGTTTCAACCACTCCCATATCTTCCATCTCTCCGCCGAAGCCCTCGATCGCCCCATCGGCGCCCTCAATACGGTCATCCTCCTCACCAGCAGCCTGACCATGGCCCTCTCCATCTTCTTCTTAAAAAAGGGGCAGACGCGAAGCTCCCTCACCTTTCTCGCCCTGACCATCTCCTTAGGGTGCCTCTTCCTCCTCATCAAGGCGATCGAATGGTCATCCAAGATTCATCACGGGGTCTTTCCCAATGCGCCGGCCCTTCTCGAAAGGGAGCGGGGGGAGGTCCTCTTCTACGGCCTCTACTATTCGATGACAGGCCTTCACGGCCTCCATGTCCTCGTCGGTGTGGGTGTCCTTATCGTCATGGCCTTCTTGATCGTCAGGGGAAGGGTGAACCCCCAAAGGTTCCTCCCTCTCGAAAATGCAGGGCTCTACTGGCACCTGGTCGATATCCTATGGGTCTTTCTCTTCCCCCTCTTCTATTTGATCACCTGAGCGGAGGAAGGTCGGAGTGGAGACTTACGTGCGGGTTTGGTTGATCCTCATCGTCCTCACCGGGCTTGCCGTCTCCACGGCAGGGATGGATATAGGGAAAGGGGGACTGGTCCTCGCCCTTTTCATCGCCTTCGTCAAATCGGGTCTGATCCTCAACTACTTCATGCATCTCAGGGAAGGGAAGAAGATCCGGTTGATCCGGTGGATGATCCCGGGGATTTTGGCCCTTTTGGTCCTCTTCATCGGCATCACCTTTCTCGATATCGCTCTACGTTAGACGTTTGATCGCTTGGGGAGATCATGGTCCGCGGCTTGACAGGCCTTTCCGAAGAGATCGTTCAGAGCGTCTTCCTCTACATCGCGGTGATCTCCATCGCCATCCTGGTCCTGATCACCTCCCTCATGATTTACTTCACCTATCGATACCACCGGAGGAGGAACCCGAACCCCCGAGACATCCGGGGAAACCTCTGGCTCGAGATCCTCTGGACCGTCGTCCCCACCCTCCTCGTGCTCTCCATGTTCTATTATGGATGGACGGGGTTCCATGCCCTGAGGAAGGTGCCGGAAGGGGCCCTCAAGGTAAAGGTGAGCGCCCGGACCTGGTCCTGGCTCTTCGAATATGAGAACGGCCTGAAAACGACCGAACTCTTCATTCCAGAAGGGAGGCCCGTTCACCTCCGGCTCTCCTCCCTCGATGTGATCCACAGTTTTTACATCCCGGCCTTCCGGGTCAAACAGGATGCCGTGCCGGGCATGACGACCTCCCTCTGGTTCAGGGCGAAAGAGGCCGGAACCTACGACGTCCTCTGCGCCGAATACTGTGGCCAACAGCATGCCTACATGCTCACAAAGGTGAGGGTCCTCAAGGAGGAGGAGTTTAATCGCTGGTACGAAGATAAAGGAAAGGAACTGGAAAAGGAGAGGCGGGCAGGCCTTCCAAGAGGGGAGCGTCTGATCCTCGAGAAAGGGTGCCTCGCCTGCCACAGCACCGACGGAACGCCCAGGGTGGGGCCGACCCTCAAGGGCATCTTCGGAAAGACCGTGACCGTCATCACGGAGGGAAAGGAGAGGCAGGTCCGGGTCGACGAGGCCTATCTCCTCAGGTCGCTGCTCGAACCGAACGCCGATCTGGTCAAGGGGTTCCAGCCCATCATGCCCAGCCAGAAGGGCATCTCGACCGAAGAAGAGCTAAAGGAACTGGTCCGGTATATGAAGGAGCTGAAATGAGGTCCATGCTCGCCCTTCTCTCCCTGTTGGCTGATCTCACGAAGTGGAAACTCTCTCTCTTCGTCGCCCTCTCCGCGGCCACAGGTTACCTTCTGGCCGATCGGACAACCCCATTGGAGATGGTCCCGATGCTTCTGGCCACCTTTCTTCTCGCCTCGGGCGCCTCAGGCCTCAACCAGTACCAGGAAAGAAGGGAGGATGGTTTGATGGAGAGGACGAAAGGCCGGCCCATTCCTTCGGGAAGGCTCTCTCCTGAGGCGGGCCTATTGATCTCCATCCTCCTCCTCTTCTTCGGGTCAATCTCGCTCCTGTTGGCCGCAACATGGAAAACCTTCCTTTTGGCCATGTCGGCGCTGTTTCTCTATAACGCCGTCTACACACCTCTGAAGAAGAGGACGCTCCTTGCCATCGTTCCAGGGGCATGGGTCGGAGCCATCCCTCCTGCCATGGGCTGGACGTCGGGAGGCGGGGGCATCGAACCCCAGATCTTGGCCCTCTGCACCTTCCTCTTCCTCTGGCAGTTTCCCCACACCTATTTTCTGCTTCAGAGCTATCGAAAGGACTACCTGAAGGCCGGCTTCGCCCCTCTCCTTCAAAGGGGGGAGGATCTCCTGCCGGAGAAGGTTCTTTGGGTCTGGATCATGGCCACGGTGGTCTCGAGCCTCCTCATCCCATTTTTTGGGAGCGATCCTTCCCTCTGGAACCTTTTCGTCCTCACCTCGCTGGGTCTCCTCCTCATCTACAAGACGACGAGGAGGCTCCTTTTCGGGGTTCCGAGAGGCTCTTTGCGTTTCGCCTTTCGAGCGGTTAATCTTTATATGTTGTCCGTGTTGTTGCTTCTGAATCTGGACCGGATCGTCAGGATCGGCTAAGTCGACCTTTCCATGAGAAAAAAGATCGGGATCCTCCTCGGCCTCCTCCTCTTCCTCCTTCTCTCCATCGTGGTCTACCACCGCCTTCAGGTTCAGACGAAAAAGGCCTTCTTCGCCCTCTTCCCGATCTTCTCCTACGCCTCGGTCCCGCAACCCGTCCTCTTCAATCACCCCATCCACAAAGAGAGGGCCAACCTCGACTGCACCTTCTGCCATCGCTACGTGGAGAGTCACCGGGTGGCAGGAATCCCCAACATTGACCTCTGTCGGGCCTGCCACTCCACGGAGGCCCTCAGCAAAAGGGCAGAGGCCCTCAAAGTGGTCAAGTACGTCCAAGCGAACCGACCCATCCCCTGGAAGAGGATGTACGAGATGCCCAAATTCGTCGTCTTCCCCCACTGGGTCCATGTCCAGAACGGGGTGGAATGCGCCGTCTGCCATGGCCTGACGGCGATCAAAGAGAGGCCGGTCAAGATGGTCGATCGAAACTATATGGATTGGTGCCTCGACTGCCATCGGAGGAGAAATGCCAGCATCGACTGCTATGCTTGTCACTCCAGCTGATCGTTGGAAGGAAACGGGCCATAATTAATCTCGAACCATGAAGATTAACAGGCGGCAACTCTTGAAGATGATCGGCGCGGCCACCTTCGGGATGGTCCTTCCCGAGGAACTCCTCCACGCCCTTCCGGAGGAAGGGGAATGGATCCCTTACGAAGAATACTGGACCAAAGGCGTCTGCCTCCAGTGCCCGAGCGGCTGCGGCCTCAGGATCCGTCTCGTCAACGGCTGGCCGGTTAAGATCGAGGGAAACAAAGAGTATCCCATCAACCGAGGAAGGCTCTGCCCCAAGGGACAGGCAGGCCTCCAGGTCCTCTACGATCCCGACCGGATCCGTAATCCCCTCAAACGGAAGGGAAAGCGAGGAGAGGGCCTCTGGGAAAGAATCTCCTGGGACGAGGCTATCGGCCTTCTGACCCGACGTCTGAAGGAGCTTCGGGAGAAGGGGCAACCCCATCGCCTCCTCCTCCTCGGAGGAAGGTCCCGGGGCCATATGACCGAGTTGATAAAGAGATTTATGGAAGCCTATGGTTCTCCCAATCTCCTCTTGAATCCCTCCCGCGGGTCGGAGGGGATCTTGAAGGGACATCTCTTCACCATGGGCGAGAGAGACTTCCTCTCCATCCACTGGCCGGAGACACGGTACGTCCTCTCCTTCGGGGCAAGCCTTCTCGAGGCCTCCAGATCATCGATGCTCAATCTCAGAGGATATGGATGGCTGAGGCGGGGAAGGCCGGGACTGAGAGGGAAACTCGTCCAGATCGAACCGCGATTCTCGGTCACCGCCTCGAAGGCGGATCAGTGGGTCCCGATCGAGCCGGGAACGGATGGGGCCCTTGCCCTCGGCATCGCCCACTGCCTCGTCAAAGAGAAGCAATACGACGAGGCATTCGTCACCCGCTTCACCTTCGGCTTCGAGGACTGGAGAGATCCCGATGGGAGAGGCCATCTCGGGTTCAAGACGCTCCTCCTGAAGGAGTATCCTCCTCAAAAGGTTTCCAAGATCACCGGTGTCCCGGAGGAGACGATCCTCCAGCTGGCCCGGGAATTCTCTTCCCATCGACCCTCGATCGCCCTCTCCGGAAGGGGAGCGGGGATGCAGACCAACGGCACTTACACCCAGATGGCGATCGACGCCCTCAATGCGCTTGCGGGTTCGATCGATACGCCAGGAGGGCTCCTCCGGCAACTCCCTCCTCCCTTCCAGAGGTGGCGGCCCCCTCTCAGAGACGGGATTGCGGAAAAGGGCCTCTCCAGACCGCGGATCGACGGAGCAGGAGACCTACCCTTCCCATTCGCCCAAGAGGTTCCCTACCTGCTTCCGGAGAGACTCGAAAGAGGAGAGCCCTATCCCATCGATACGCTCCTCCTCTACTATACCAATCCCATCTTCAGCCTTCCCGCTTCGATCAGATTTAAGGAGGCGTTGGAGAAGGTCCCCTTCATCGTGAGCTTCTCCCCTTTTATGGACGAGACCACAAGGATGGCCGACCTCGTCCTTCCCGACGGCACCTATTTCGAGCGGTGGCAGGACGACCTGCCCGAACCGGGGCCGGGATATCCGGTGATCGGGTTGAGACGGCCCGTTTTGAGCAGACCCCTTCAGGATGTCCGCAATTCCGGCGACGTCCTGATCGGGATCGCAAAGGGATTGGGTGGGACCGTGGCCGCTTCTTTTCCTTGGAAGGACATGAGGGAGGCCATCGCCGAGGCCCTTCAAGGCCTCTTCCGTGCCAAACGGGAATCGTTTGGGAAAGAGAATTTTGAAGAATTTTTGAAAGCCTTGGCAGAGGCGGGAGGATGGTGGGAGGAATCCTATCCCTTCGGCCGGTGGCGGCAGCGATTCGATACGCCCTCGGGAAAGTTCGAGTTCTACTCCCTTGCCATGGAACGCGGCCTCAGGGAGGTTTCGAAGAGACGGTCGAGGCCGATCGATTCGATCCTCGAAGAATTGAAGATCGAGGCAAGGGGAGATAGGGTCTACCTTCCCCACTACGAAAAACCACGGCTCGTCGGAGACGAGAAGGAGTTCCCCTTCCGCCTCATCCACTACAAGCTGATGACCACGGCGGAGGGAAGGGGGGCCAACCAGCCCTATCTCCAGGAGATCTTCGGCCCCCATCTTAAGGAGAAATGGAATGCCTGGGTGGAGATCCATCCGGAAACCGCTCGCGGCCTTGGAATAGAAGATGGGGATCTCGTCTGGGTGGAGTCGATGGCCGGTCGATTCAAGACCAAGGCAAGGCTCTTCGCCGGGACCCACCCGGGATGCGTTCAGATCCCTTACGGTCAGGGCCATCGGGCCTATGGTCGTTGGGCCGAAGGGAGGGGGGTAAATCCAAACGACCTGATCGTCAGGGAGTACGATTATCTTGGCGGATTTTTGTCGCCCTTTGCCACGCGAGTGAAGGTCTACAAGGCCTAGATGCCGGGTCCATAAAAAGGGACTGGCAAGGAAAAGGAGTGAGCATGTACCGATGGGGGATGGTGATCGATCTGGATCGTTGCACAGGCTGCCAGGCCTGTATGGTCGCTTGCCGCCAGGAGAACAATATCCCCTTCGCCGGGGAGAGGGAGGCGAAACTGGGCAGGGCCAAGTTCTGGATGAACCTCATCTCCGAGGTGAAAGGCACCTACCCCGACGTGAAGATGCACTTCATCCCCATCCCATGTATGCAATGTGACAACCCGCCCTGCACCATCGTCTGTCCTGTGGAGGCCACCTACAAGAATCCAGAAGGGATCGTCGCCCAGGTCTACCCACGATGCATCGGTGTCCGGATGTGCGTTTCGAATTGCCCTTACACGGTCCGGTATTTTAACTGGCATGCCCCCCGGTGGCCGGACGAATACAAGAAAGGGAGAAACCCCGACGTCTACAAGAGGAGGAAGGGGATCACCGAAAAGTGCAACTTCTGCATCCAGAGGATAAGGAGGGCCAAGGAGATCGCAAGGAGGGAGAACCGGAGGATCCGGGACGGGGAGGTCGTCCCGGCGTGCGCCGAGACGTGCCCGACGGAGGCCATCACCTTCGGCGATCTGAACGATCCGAAGAGCCGGGTCTCCCGGCTCTCAAAAAGCCGGAGGGCCTTTCGCCTCCTCGAGGAGCTGGGGACCGAGCCAAAGGTCTTCTATCTCAAAGAAGGGGATTGGACGGATGGATAGCGAAGCTCTTGCCATGAAATACGATCCGATCCTGAAGCCCATGACCCGGGCGGGCTGGCCTTTCTGGGTGACGCTCGTTCCGCTTGCCCTCATCTTTCTCTGGTCCTTCTTCGCCTTCGGCTGGCAATACCAGTGGGGCCTCGGCGAGACGGGCATGGGCCATCCCATGTCTTGGACCCTCTACTTGGTCAACTTCGTCTTCTTCATCGGGATCAGCCACGCCGGGGCCTTGGTCTCTGCCGTATTGAGGATCACCCATGCCCGCTGGGGGACCCCCTTCGGAAGGGCTGCCGAAGCGGTCACCGTCTTCGCCTTGGCCGCAGGCCCGACCAATATCCTCTTCGACCTCGGACGATCAAGCCGCTTCTACTGGGTGCCCCTCCATGGCCAGCTCAAGTCCCCTCTGATCTGGGACTTCACCTGCATCATGACCTACTTCACGGTCAGCGTCATCTTCCTCTACGTCCTCATGGTCCCGGATATCGGGTTGCTCAGGGAGCGTTTTCCAGGGAGGAGATGGCTCTACGGGCCCCTCTCCCTCGGATGGAGCGGAACGGAAAATCAGTGGAAGACGATCGAAAAGACCATCGGATTTCTCTGCGTGGCCGTCATCCCCATCGCGGTCAGTGTCCACACGGTCGTCTCCTGGGTCTTCGGGTTGCAGACCCAGCCCATGTGGTTTAGCACCATCTTCGCCCCCTACTTCGTCACGGGGGCCATCTTCTCTGGGATCGCCACGATCGTCATCGTCACCATCGCCTTGAGGCGACTCTACCGTCTCGAAACCTTCCTGACTCCTTACCATTTCAACAATATGGGCCTCCTCCTCCTGGTCTTCACCCTCCTCTGGGCCTACTTCACTTTTGCCGAACACCTCACCGTGGCCTACGCCGGCGGAAGCCACGAACTCGAAGTCCTCTGGAGCAAACTGACAGGGAGGTATGCCCCCCTGTTCTGGCTCATGGTGGCGCTCTGCTTCGTCATCCCCTTTCCGCTCCTCGTCTACAAACGGACGCCCCCCTTCCTCCTGCCCGCCTCGATCTCCGTGGTGATCGGGATGTGGCTCGAACGCTTCCTCATCATCATCCCATCCCTTGCCCATCCAAGGCTCCATTATCCCAGAGGGGCTTACATGCCCTCCTGGGTCGAGTGGTCGATGATGGCAGGTCTCTGTGCAGGGTTCACCCTGGCCTTCATGCTCTTCTCGAAGTTCTTCCCGGTCCTCTCCATCTGGGAACTTGAGAAGGAGGAGAGGGCCCACGAACCCTCTCAGAAGAAGGAGGTCCTATGAAGCGGTCAATCGTGACGTTGGTGGTCGTATTCTCCCTTGCCGTGCCTTTCTCCTCCTTCGGCCAGGCCTCAAAGCCTCCTCCGAAGAAGAGCCCTGAGCTGCTGAACCAGGGGAAAAAACTCTACGAGCAGTACTGCCTCACCTGCCATGGTGCCACAGGGGATGGAAAGGGCCCTGTGGGGACGGCCCTCAAACCTCCTCCGAGGGATTTCAATCTACCCCTTAGCCAGTGGCCCCATGCGAAGGGAGATATCAGAAAGGTCTTCGAGGTGATTTCCAAGGGGATTCCCAACACCTCCATGGTCAAGTGGGACCATCTCTCGGAACAGGAGCGGTGGGCCATGACCTATTATGTGGTGGAATTCGCAAAACCCAAAACCCCGGTCAAGAAGAAATGACAGATGCGAGGAGAGGGATGAGGGAATTTACTCCGGAAGAGTTGAAGGAGATGGACGGAAAAGACGGCAAACCTGTCTACGTCGCCTTTCAGGGAAAGGTCTACGATGTGACCCAGAGCCGCCTCTGGGCCAAGGGCCTCCATATGAACCGCCATCTCCCAGGAAGGGACCTGAGCGGAGAGATCGCCGCCGCTCCCCACGGCCCGGAAGTTCTCGAACGCTATCCTCAGATCGGGATCTTGAAAAAGGGACCTCCAGAGGAGCTAAGCCATCTTCCGGCCGCGCTTCAAACGATCCTCCAGAGATTTCCGATGGCCAGACGCCATCCCCACCCCATGGTCGTCCATTTTCCCATCGCCTTCTTGATGGCCTCTTCCCTCTTCTACCTCCTCTATCTTTTTCTCCTC
This window encodes:
- a CDS encoding cytochrome C oxidase subunit IV family protein, which gives rise to METYVRVWLILIVLTGLAVSTAGMDIGKGGLVLALFIAFVKSGLILNYFMHLREGKKIRLIRWMIPGILALLVLFIGITFLDIALR
- a CDS encoding cytochrome c encodes the protein MKRSIVTLVVVFSLAVPFSSFGQASKPPPKKSPELLNQGKKLYEQYCLTCHGATGDGKGPVGTALKPPPRDFNLPLSQWPHAKGDIRKVFEVISKGIPNTSMVKWDHLSEQERWAMTYYVVEFAKPKTPVKKK
- a CDS encoding molybdopterin-dependent oxidoreductase, which translates into the protein MKINRRQLLKMIGAATFGMVLPEELLHALPEEGEWIPYEEYWTKGVCLQCPSGCGLRIRLVNGWPVKIEGNKEYPINRGRLCPKGQAGLQVLYDPDRIRNPLKRKGKRGEGLWERISWDEAIGLLTRRLKELREKGQPHRLLLLGGRSRGHMTELIKRFMEAYGSPNLLLNPSRGSEGILKGHLFTMGERDFLSIHWPETRYVLSFGASLLEASRSSMLNLRGYGWLRRGRPGLRGKLVQIEPRFSVTASKADQWVPIEPGTDGALALGIAHCLVKEKQYDEAFVTRFTFGFEDWRDPDGRGHLGFKTLLLKEYPPQKVSKITGVPEETILQLAREFSSHRPSIALSGRGAGMQTNGTYTQMAIDALNALAGSIDTPGGLLRQLPPPFQRWRPPLRDGIAEKGLSRPRIDGAGDLPFPFAQEVPYLLPERLERGEPYPIDTLLLYYTNPIFSLPASIRFKEALEKVPFIVSFSPFMDETTRMADLVLPDGTYFERWQDDLPEPGPGYPVIGLRRPVLSRPLQDVRNSGDVLIGIAKGLGGTVAASFPWKDMREAIAEALQGLFRAKRESFGKENFEEFLKALAEAGGWWEESYPFGRWRQRFDTPSGKFEFYSLAMERGLREVSKRRSRPIDSILEELKIEARGDRVYLPHYEKPRLVGDEKEFPFRLIHYKLMTTAEGRGANQPYLQEIFGPHLKEKWNAWVEIHPETARGLGIEDGDLVWVESMAGRFKTKARLFAGTHPGCVQIPYGQGHRAYGRWAEGRGVNPNDLIVREYDYLGGFLSPFATRVKVYKA
- a CDS encoding cytochrome c family protein: MRKKIGILLGLLLFLLLSIVVYHRLQVQTKKAFFALFPIFSYASVPQPVLFNHPIHKERANLDCTFCHRYVESHRVAGIPNIDLCRACHSTEALSKRAEALKVVKYVQANRPIPWKRMYEMPKFVVFPHWVHVQNGVECAVCHGLTAIKERPVKMVDRNYMDWCLDCHRRRNASIDCYACHSS
- a CDS encoding cytochrome c oxidase subunit 3 produces the protein MSLEDREEIGSTLGMWLFLLSEVLLFGGLFILYSVYRFNHSHIFHLSAEALDRPIGALNTVILLTSSLTMALSIFFLKKGQTRSSLTFLALTISLGCLFLLIKAIEWSSKIHHGVFPNAPALLERERGEVLFYGLYYSMTGLHGLHVLVGVGVLIVMAFLIVRGRVNPQRFLPLENAGLYWHLVDILWVFLFPLFYLIT
- a CDS encoding cytochrome b5, which encodes MREFTPEELKEMDGKDGKPVYVAFQGKVYDVTQSRLWAKGLHMNRHLPGRDLSGEIAAAPHGPEVLERYPQIGILKKGPPEELSHLPAALQTILQRFPMARRHPHPMVVHFPIAFLMASSLFYLLYLFLLYPSLKTTSTHLFALGTLATPFAIATGLLTWWVNYRLKMTPFIRWKIILSAFLLATELAVVLFWVGEIQVSHAVYLVLILLVTPLVVLLGYFGGQMTFPSEQ
- the nrfD gene encoding polysulfide reductase NrfD, which gives rise to MDSEALAMKYDPILKPMTRAGWPFWVTLVPLALIFLWSFFAFGWQYQWGLGETGMGHPMSWTLYLVNFVFFIGISHAGALVSAVLRITHARWGTPFGRAAEAVTVFALAAGPTNILFDLGRSSRFYWVPLHGQLKSPLIWDFTCIMTYFTVSVIFLYVLMVPDIGLLRERFPGRRWLYGPLSLGWSGTENQWKTIEKTIGFLCVAVIPIAVSVHTVVSWVFGLQTQPMWFSTIFAPYFVTGAIFSGIATIVIVTIALRRLYRLETFLTPYHFNNMGLLLLVFTLLWAYFTFAEHLTVAYAGGSHELEVLWSKLTGRYAPLFWLMVALCFVIPFPLLVYKRTPPFLLPASISVVIGMWLERFLIIIPSLAHPRLHYPRGAYMPSWVEWSMMAGLCAGFTLAFMLFSKFFPVLSIWELEKEERAHEPSQKKEVL
- the coxB gene encoding cytochrome c oxidase subunit II; translation: MVRGLTGLSEEIVQSVFLYIAVISIAILVLITSLMIYFTYRYHRRRNPNPRDIRGNLWLEILWTVVPTLLVLSMFYYGWTGFHALRKVPEGALKVKVSARTWSWLFEYENGLKTTELFIPEGRPVHLRLSSLDVIHSFYIPAFRVKQDAVPGMTTSLWFRAKEAGTYDVLCAEYCGQQHAYMLTKVRVLKEEEFNRWYEDKGKELEKERRAGLPRGERLILEKGCLACHSTDGTPRVGPTLKGIFGKTVTVITEGKERQVRVDEAYLLRSLLEPNADLVKGFQPIMPSQKGISTEEELKELVRYMKELK
- a CDS encoding 4Fe-4S dicluster domain-containing protein, which translates into the protein MYRWGMVIDLDRCTGCQACMVACRQENNIPFAGEREAKLGRAKFWMNLISEVKGTYPDVKMHFIPIPCMQCDNPPCTIVCPVEATYKNPEGIVAQVYPRCIGVRMCVSNCPYTVRYFNWHAPRWPDEYKKGRNPDVYKRRKGITEKCNFCIQRIRRAKEIARRENRRIRDGEVVPACAETCPTEAITFGDLNDPKSRVSRLSKSRRAFRLLEELGTEPKVFYLKEGDWTDG
- a CDS encoding protoheme IX farnesyltransferase, coding for MRSMLALLSLLADLTKWKLSLFVALSAATGYLLADRTTPLEMVPMLLATFLLASGASGLNQYQERREDGLMERTKGRPIPSGRLSPEAGLLISILLLFFGSISLLLAATWKTFLLAMSALFLYNAVYTPLKKRTLLAIVPGAWVGAIPPAMGWTSGGGGIEPQILALCTFLFLWQFPHTYFLLQSYRKDYLKAGFAPLLQRGEDLLPEKVLWVWIMATVVSSLLIPFFGSDPSLWNLFVLTSLGLLLIYKTTRRLLFGVPRGSLRFAFRAVNLYMLSVLLLLNLDRIVRIG